A genomic window from Triticum urartu cultivar G1812 chromosome 7, Tu2.1, whole genome shotgun sequence includes:
- the LOC125522939 gene encoding uncharacterized protein LOC125522939 → MERSRSYSEKSSTTTTTPAGAVTELRCYSASYVTPKKAAGTASWPPCTTASSSTSAAAAGPKARSWSGSFRSAPAELRRKRRVAGYRVYGVEGKMKVSLKNGVRWLKGKCTQVVDGFW, encoded by the coding sequence ATGGAGAGGTCAAGGTCCTACTCAGAGAAGAGCAGCACCACAACCACCACCCCGGCCGGCGCTGTCACCGAGCTGAGGTGCTACAGTGCCTCCTACGTCACACCCAAGAAGGCAGCGGGCACCGCCAGCTGGCCTCCTTGCACCACGGCTTCTTCCTcgacgtcggcggcggcggccggcccGAAGGCGAGGTCGTGGAGCGGCAGCTTCCGTAGCGCCCCGGCGGAgctgcggaggaagaggagggtGGCCGGGTACAGGGTGTACGGCGTGGAGGGGAAGATGAAGGTGTCGCTCAAGAACGGCGTGAGGTGGCTCAAGGGCAAGTGCACCCAGGTGGTGGACGGCTTTTGGTGA